From a region of the Candida albicans SC5314 chromosome 1, complete sequence genome:
- a CDS encoding uncharacterized protein (Possible Golgi membrane protein; transcript positively regulated by Tbf1; mRNA binds She3) has translation MSKRGNYPYLSADMFPQNPNITTSSRITSTTSRTGSVISNQSSSIYIPRPTINYGYSSSSTLVSRLKNIKVMVKRLFKPKTLDFETAIWEIFHLIVNPKKMYRSHYYYKQQQHEQLGNGNSYTRDDPSFLILLTGFLSLSAIAWGLAYQPSFKEIIKLIVYMVLVDFYLTGIVISTVTWILVNRLFNPGVQFSSYNINYISWGFCFDIHCNSFLIIWCLLYVVQFILLPVIRIKHSIFALLVGNSLYFGSIGYYFVVSFYGYNSLPFISANFGNYSSFSSSANNNNKNNPARTLQLVVVAGILPILALGWLVTLLFRINVADSMVDIYFN, from the coding sequence ATGAGTAAACGTGGTAATTATCCATATTTATCAGCAGATATGTTCCCGCAGAATCCCAATATTACAACGTCTCTGCGAATTACCAGCACAACTTCTCGAACTGGATCAGTCATATCTAATCAATCATCGTCAATATATATTCCAAGaccaacaatcaattatgGATATTCATCATCGTCAACTTTAGTCTCAAGATTGAAGAACATCAAGGTTATGGTGAAAAGGCTATTCAAACCGAAAActcttgattttgaaacGGCAATTTGGGAAATATTTCACTTGATTGTTAACCCCAAGAAAATGTACCGATCTCACTATTATTAtaagcaacaacaacatgaACAATTGGGGAACGGGAACTCATATACCAGAGATGATCCCagttttttgattttgttgacaGGGTTTTTATCTTTAAGTGCAATTGCTTGGGGGTTGGCATACCAACCTAGTTTTAAGGAAATTATAAAGTTGATAGTGTACATGGTCCTAGTTGATTTTTATCTAACAGGGATTGTGATATCGACAGTAACATGGATATTGGTTAACAGATTGTTTAACCCAGGTGTCCAATTTAGTAGTTACAACATCAATTATATATCATGGGGGTTCTGTTTTGATATTCATTgcaattcatttttaataatttggtGTTTGCTATATGTGGTGCAATTCATACTATTACCTGTGATCCGAATTAAGCATTCAATTTTTGCCTTGCTTGTGGGGAATCTGTTATATTTCGGTAGCATTGGCTactattttgttgtttcctTTTACGGATACAATTCATTGCCTTTTATCAGTGCAAATTTTGGAAACTACAGTTCGTTTAGTAGCAGcgccaacaacaacaataagaaCAACCCCGCTCGAACATTACAGTTGGTTGTTGTGGCAGGAATTTTGCCAATTCTAGCGTTAGGATGGTTAGTTACACTACTTTTTAGAATCAATGTGGCAGATAGCATGGTCGACATTTACTTTAACTAG
- the IML2 gene encoding Iml2p (Protein of unknown function; early-stage flow model biofilm induced; Hap43-repressed; Spider biofilm repressed): MLKGLRKKASILSLGSMASQQSTSSAINSESNYDKILTQVYDFEIALKAMDYLLDDRTKTGTDLLQNEASKNNNSEQPHAIFPLALGVMEFIEATLGFEPEVMAKAHKTLSEAENASLNNSKYNLKYQLATSMIYPPGTEFQVTFAESTLLNALLMLLTENNGMVESAKALFKLRRAYQTLDAVYKKIKESEPIFNKNLAKLKKEAAMQGNGTKSNSIITTENFSISTVDLPGYSSQTSSTSSLPQDISLMKNLEKIYLMRKSRIEGATLANNVNPERVNLFEDSNSSLTLAKQSNPKYEEQRVDNANNNNNSHDVGEDDSSSSDNEYCDASEEFDIEDTLNLPPPQIHSSAQSVLSSIETSPSSAQNASDNHLHVSTIDEYIHSGVQLCFGILQVVLSLIPPAIGKVLSIVGFRGDREVGLRLLWRTAITCRNVHGELALLFILVFYDGPVQFVDNGFRLPDQGNDKKIISLDNKATVSEAELDIILERPELYTSQLLRRARRMFPHNALWILQEGRMLAAEGDLALATKTMQDFTDDPANEIQMQQAEALLVFDRATIYIYQHEYDNAARDLIYLIDINSWSKAVYLFMAASCYLEKYRMIKMDIISVDNKESEMAKYSSLFDKYLDLALSYVPGHGHNAVGKKGGIGGSNKQMPFDKFLLRKSRHIEARKKKYPNLPTADIVGTSLIHELIYFWNGYNRMSSHDLEIALKLLGYSGAPNSEYSANTNGNLYALIEETEDEAMIRYFLQGITLRQLGSINDGLGLLDNHVISKYVISEPLHQFRFHKMTYSPYIYPTALYEKTMFVWLLRTKNTAKLDVHQAVQESKSWLKRAEIVGEGDYELSNRTGMRIKAAGDRLEQLATL, from the coding sequence ATGCTTAAAGGTTTAAGAAAAAAGGCATCAATATTGTCCTTGGGGTCTATGGCTTCCCAGCAATCAACATCGTCAGCAATAAACTCAGAATCCAACTATGACAAAATATTGACTCAGGTGTACGATTTTGAAATAGCGCTTAAGGCCATGGACTATTTATTGGACGATAGGACCAAAACAGGGACAGACTTGTTACAGAATGAAGCatcaaaaaacaataattctGAACAACCACATGCTATTTTCCCATTAGCATTAGGAGTAATGGAATTTATTGAAGCTACATTAGGGTTTGAACCAGAAGTTATGGCAAAAGCCCATAAAACATTATCAGAAGCCGAGAATGCCTCgttaaataattcaaaatataacCTCAAGTATCAATTGGCTACTTCCATGATTTACCCCCCAGGAACTGAGTTCCAAGTGACATTTGCTGAGTCCACTTTATTAAATGCAttattgatgttgttaACAGAAAACAACGGGATGGTAGAAAGTGCCAAGGCGTTGTTTAAGTTGCGTCGTGCTTATCAAACTTTGGATGCTGTgtataaaaaaatcaagGAGCTGGAAccaattttcaacaaaaacttggccaaattgaaaaaagaagcAGCAATGCAAGGAAATGGTACTAAGTCAAACAGCATAATAACTACAGAAAACTTTTCTATAAGTACTGTTGATCTACCTGGCTATAGTTCGCAAACAAGCTCCACTAGTTCCTTACCGCAAGATATTTcgttgatgaagaatttggagaagatttatttgatgagGAAATCCCGAATCGAAGGGGCTACTTTAGCAAATAATGTGAACCCTGAACGTGTTAACTTGTTTGAAGACCTGAATAGCTCGTTGACTTTGGCCAAACAAAGCAATCCCAAGTATGAGGAACAACGAGTTGATAAtgccaacaacaacaacaacagccaTGATGTTGGTGAGGATGATAGTAGTAGCAGTGACAATGAGTACTGCGATGCTCTGGAAGAgtttgatattgaagataCCCTCAATCTCCCTCCACCTCAAATCCACTCTAGTGCACAGTCTGTGctttcatcaattgaaacatCACCAAGTCTGGCCCAAAACGCTTCCGACAATCATTTGCATGTGTCCACTATTGATGAATATATTCATTCTGGTGTTCAATTATGTTTCGGTATATTGCAAGTTGTCTTGTCTTTAATCCCACCTGCCATTGGGAAAGTGTTGTCAATTGTTGGTTTTAGAGGAGATAGGGAAGTTGGTTTGAGGTTATTGTGGAGAACCGCTATAACATGTAGAAATGTACATGGTGAATTGGCATTGTTATTTATTCTAGTGTTTTATGATGGGCCAGTgcaatttgttgataatggaTTCCGTTTGCCAGATCAAGGAAATGACAAAAAGATCATCTCATTGGATAACAAAGCAACTGTTTCGGAAGCAGAGTTGGATATAATTTTAGAGAGACCAGAATTGTACACGAGTCAGTTGTTGCGCAGAGCCAGAAGAATGTTTCCTCATAATGCTCTTTGGATATTACAAGAAGGGAGAATGTTGGCCGCAGAAGGGGATTTAGCTTTGGCTACTAAAACAATGCAAGATTTCACTGATGATCCAGCCAATGAAATCCAAATGCAACAGGCTGAGGCATTGTTGGTCTTTGACCGTGCTACAATCTATATTTATCAACACGAGTACGACAATGCAGCCAGagatttaatttatttgattgatattaACTCTTGGTCCAAGGCTGTGTATTTGTTTATGGCTGCTTCTTGTTATTTGGAAAAGTATAGAATGATTAAAATGGATATCATTTCAGTTGACAATAAAGAATCGGAAATGGCCAAGTACTCGTCGCTTTTCGATAAATATCTTGATCTTGCTTTGAGTTATGTGCCCGGTCATGGACACAATGCTGTTGGCAAAAAAGGTGGTATTGGTGGAAGCAATAAGCAAATGCCATTTGACAAATTCTTATTACGTAAGAGTCGACATATTGAAGCTAGAAAAAAGAAGTATCCAAATTTGCCTACTGCCGATATAGTGGGAACATCTTTGATTcatgaattgatttatttttggaaTGGTTATAATCGAATGAGCAGTCATGATTTGGAGATTGCCTTGAAATTGTTAGGTTACTCGGGTGCCCCTAATAGTGAGTACTCTGCTAACACTAATGGAAATTTATACGCGTTGATAGAAGAAACAGAAGACGAAGCGATGATTAGATATTTTTTGCAAGGAATAACTTTGAGACAGTTGGGTAGTATCAATGATGGGTTGGGTTTGTTAGATAATCATGTTATTTCCAAGTATGTCATATCCGAACCTCTTCATCAATTCAGGTTCCACAAGATGACATACAGTCCATATATTTATCCGACTGCATTGTATGAGAAAACAATGTTTGTTTGGCTATTGAGGACTAAGAATACTGCCAAATTGGATGTACATCAGGCTGTCCAAGAAAGTAAGAGCTGGCTCAAACGAGCAGAGATTGTGGGAGAGGGTGATTACGAATTGAGTAATAGAACTGGTATGAGAATTAAAGCTGCCGGTGATAGATTAGAGCAACTAGCAACTCTTTag
- the FTR2 gene encoding Ftr2p (High-affinity iron permease; probably interacts with ferrous oxidase; regulated by iron level, ciclopirox olamine, amphotericin B, caspofungin; complements S. cerevisiae ftr1 iron transport defect; Hap43-repressed; Spider biofilm induced), with protein sequence MVDLFNVQVFFVVFREALEAVIVVSVLLAFVKQSMGSSANGPELKKKLYRQIWLGAGLGVLICIIIGGAFIGTFYGLGKDIWGKSEDLWEGIFCIIATVLITAMGIPMLRINKMKEKWRVKLAQALIKSPENKKNRFKLGYLGKKYALFILPFITCLREGLEAVVFVGGVGITSPASSFPIPVIVGIICGLAVGALLYYFGSNMSMQIFLIISTCILYLIAAGLFSRGVWFFESYQYNKKTGGDAAENGSGPGTYDISKSVWHVNCCNPLTDNGWDIFNAILGWQNSATYGSVISYNVYWIFIISVLLLMVYEEKHGHLPLTKNLTLVQLNPMYHIKGKKKLELNKAEKEELFTKLQKQKFGDVQEIDETSSNKLVETQENK encoded by the coding sequence ATGGTTGATCTTTTCAATGTTCAAgtcttttttgttgttttcagAGAAGCCTTGGAAGcagttattgttgtttcagTGCTTTTAGCATTTGTCAAACAATCAATGGGCTCCTCAGCAAACGGTCCAgagttgaagaaaaagttgtATCGTCAGATTTGGCTAGGGGCGGGGCTAGGTGTTCTTATTTGTATAATCATTGGTGGCGCTTTTATTGGTACCTTTTACGGGTTGGGTAAAGATATCTGGGGAAAATCAGAAGACTTGTGGGAAGGGATATTTTGTATCATTGCCACAGTCTTGATCACTGCTATGGGTATTCCAATGTTGAGAATCAACAAgatgaaagaaaaatggaGAGTTAAATTAGCACAAGCTTTAATCAAATCTCCAGAAAATAAGAAGAACCGATTCAAATTGGGATATCTTGGGAAAAAGTACGcactttttattttgccATTCATCACTTGCTTGCGTGAAGGTTTAGAAGCTGTTGTTTTCGTTGGTGGGGTCGGTATTACTAGTCCTGCTTCATCTTTCCCAATCCCAGTTATTGTTGGTATAATTTGTGGTCTTGCAGTGGGTGCCTTGTTGTACTACTTTGGTTCCAATATGTCGATGCAAATCTTCTTGATCATCTCCACTTGTATCTTGTACTTGATCGCTGCTGGTTTGTTCTCCAGAGGTGTCTGGTTCTTTGAGAGTTATCaatacaataaaaaaactgGTGGTGATGCGGCTGAGAATGGTTCTGGCCCGGGTACATATGACATTTCCAAATCTGTTTGGCATGTCAACTGCTGTAACCCATTGACCGACAATGGTTGGGATATCTTCAACGCCATTTTGGGATGGCAAAACTCTGCCACTTACGGTTCTGTCATTTCCTACAATGTTTACTGgattttcatcatttctgttttgttattgatgGTCTATGAAGAAAAACACGGACATTTACCGTTAACCAAAAACTTAACTTTGGTCCAATTGAATCCAATGTACCACATCAAAGGTAAGAAGAAGTTAGAATTAAACAAAGCTGAAAAGGAAGAATTGTTCACCAAacttcaaaaacaaaagttTGGTGAtgttcaagaaattgacgAAACTTCTTCTAACAAATTAGTCGAAActcaagaaaataaataa
- a CDS encoding type 1 protein phosphatase-activating protein (Protein phosphatase inhibitor; Hap43-repressed; homozygous Tn insertion decreases colony wrinkling but does not block hyphal growth in liquid media; mutation confers hypersensitivity to toxic ergosterol analog; Spider biofilm induced) encodes MSQQRENQRGIVSQTTTTTASPILKLRAQERQARDVSWDANVVDNEHLNKKKTKICCIFHPSDRNCDEEDSSSSSDSSSDSSDNEEDDKNTKIAPKSNNNKKKSKPNAYEVQPHYKNQSKVPGK; translated from the coding sequence ATGTCTCAACAAAGAGAAAACCAAAGAGGAATAGTTTCACAAACAACTACAACGACTGCCTCGCCTATTTTAAAGCTACGAGCTCAAGAAAGACAAGCTCGTGACGTCTCTTGGGATGCAAACGTCGTTGATAATGAACATCtaaataagaaaaagacaaaaataTGCTGTATATTTCATCCATCAGATCGGAACtgtgatgaagaagatagTTCAAGTTCCAGTGACTCGTCTAGTGATTCTTCAGATAATGAAGAGGATGATAAAAACACGAAGATAGCCCCGAAAtctaacaataataaaaaaaagtcaaaACCTAATGCGTACGAAGTTCAGCCCCATTACAAAAACCAATCAAAGGTGCCcggaaaatga
- a CDS encoding uncharacterized protein (Ortholog of C. dubliniensis CD36 : Cd36_13150, C. parapsilosis CDC317 : CPAR2_700610, Candida tenuis NRRL Y-1498 : CANTEDRAFT_135418 and Debaryomyces hansenii CBS767 : DEHA2B01298g) → MLYKNIQQTPTTIQPHTNQFRNHQRDEDEERGRAKSKDPICQSTKLHLQQDQTNPILGHAYQGSIRSRSTNDTSILANLRKPSNKRTGTEQLLFTAINQNHQSKSKLTRSISSQGVNALQQQQQHIHWSPHLPPQNKKNIPMVNNELPTTNQSRPQFRRWNSYNVPEITLKDPVLRNDNKPEGITEKNSISPLTVLKDQYDTKRPMVNNVITNTSTDNSFSSLSKANAKEINPNRKSQTTLTNSHNQNLYEKMKNMAHTGMSSLFSLTGTETQEKSVKSYLQSDSDEESDEDEEELWDRKNNDNNLDSDTQYPIEQVSAPTTSDEPDNQRVDFEELMIKISGFQENFVNKLPYTNVKLSRTQQRQLDYKQLYEYESTDIENGSDLVCYDWKIQNETILSQYTSIRLRFSSKQTTSKRQNKQHVENHMGVLGFIDRYRNNASGNTPTRNSDTSFDDVNAKLNDVWTQEFSRLFAHNANATTVQKDTSTTSNTVPDIEDKNIYEDRTANMSNLAKGVKLNGLLKI, encoded by the coding sequence ATGCTATACAAAAACATACAGCAAACTCCGACAACTATACAGCCACACACAAACCAATTCAGGAATCACCAAAGAGATGAAGACGAAGAAAGAGGTAGAGCTAAAAGTAAGGATCCAATTTGTCAGTCTACAAAACTACACTTACAACAGGACCAAACCAATCCTATACTAGGGCATGCATACCAAGGTTCGATACGTTCTAGATCAACAAACGATACAAGTATATTAGCAAATCTAAGAAAACCACTGAACAAAAGGACAGGAACAGAACAGCTATTATTTACGGCGATTAATCAGAACCATCAATCAAAATCTAAATTAACAAGATCAATATCGTCACAAGGAGTCAATGCactccaacaacaacagcaacacaTTCATTGGTCACCACATCTACCTCCtcaaaataagaaaaatataCCTATGGTAAATAACGAattaccaacaacaaaccaGAGTCGTCCACAATTTAGACGATGGAATCTGTATAATGTTCCGGAAATTACGTTAAAAGACCCGGTATTGAGAAACGATAACAAACCAGAAGGTATCACCGAAAAAAATAGTATATCACCTTTGACTGTACTTAAAGACCAATATGATACCAAGAGACCCATGGTCAACAATGTTATTACCAATACATCAACCGATAATTCTTTTAGCTCATTATCTAAAGCTAATGCAAAGGAGATCAACCCTAACAGGAAATCCCAAACAACATTAACTAATTCACATAACCAAAACTTGTatgaaaaaatgaaaaacatGGCACACACAGGAATGAGTTCCCTATTTTCTTTAACAGGAACTGAAACCCAAGAAAAAAGTGTCAAATCATATTTGCAAAGTGACCTGGACGAAGAGTCTGAtgaagacgaagaagaattgtGGGATAGGAAAAACAATGACAACAACTTAGATTCCGATACCCAGTACCCCATCGAGCAGGTTAGTGCCCCTACCACTAGCGATGAACCAGACAATCAAAGggttgattttgaagagCTCATGATAAAGATAAGTGGCTTTCAAGAAAACTTTGTTAATAAGTTGCCTTATACAAATGTCAAATTGAGTCGAACCCAACAACGACAATTAGATTACAAGCAGTTGTATGAGTATGAATCAACTGATATTGAAAACGGCTCTGATTTGGTTTGCTATGATTggaaaattcaaaatgaaacaatacTATCCCAATATACATCAATTCGATTGAGGTTCTCTTCAAAACAAACCACTAGCAAAAGGCAAAATAAACAACACGTGGAAAATCATATGGGTGTACTTGGATTCATTGACAGGTATAGAAATAACGCTTCTGGTAATACACCAACACGCAATTCGGATACATCATTTGACGATGTGAATGCAAAGTTAAACGATGTATGGACACAAGAGTTTAGTCGCTTGTTTGCACATAACGCTAATGCCACCACCGTACAAAAAGACACAAGTACAACTTCCAACACGGTACCTGATATTGaagataaaaatatttatgaAGACAGAACAGCTAATATGAGTAATTTAGCGAAAGGCGTGAAACTAAACGgacttttgaaaatataa